The genomic interval AATCACAGGGATATGTCACAATATCTTCAAATGCTTATTACAGAATTACCAGTCCACTATGGATTAGTATTAACCTTGTTTCATTTACAGGAATTTTCCTTACAAGAGATCCAGGGTATAACCGGAATGCCTGAAGGAACAATAAAAAATTATTTATTCCGGGCAAGAATACTGCTTAAAGAAAAAGTTAAACTTTATTTAGTAAATGATCATGAAAGACGATAAAGAAAAACAAATACAAAAATTGCTTGATTCGGGTAATCAATTTTCTGAAGAACGACTTTCATCAGATGAGCAAGAAGATTTACAGGCCTATAAAGTGTTATATTCAGAACTAAAACGGGAAACCGAAGAAGGTCTTTCTTATGCTTTTAAGGCAAACTTAATGGCACGTATTAAAATAGAGGAAAAGCATTCAAATGATTTCAGATTTTATTTGATTTTAAGCGGTGTTCTTCTTCTTGGGGTTGGAATTATTGTTGTACTCACCTTTTATTTTGTTGATTTGTCCTCACATTATTTTATAGTATTGAGTAAATTGACAGGGTTTATGTCCATTATAATTATTTCAATATTTCTTTCTCAATATGTGGAAAAAAAAGTATTTGAATGATTAGCCAGTAAATAGTAATGTTTAGTTTACTGTTTCCCATCTCCATTGCCCAAGATGAAAATGAGCTGCATACCCACCAAAATGACAAGAGTTAGTTTCACAGAATTTCATACATCTTAAGCCGTCATTATAAATTATGGTTAAGGTTTGGTACATACTTTTTTTACGATGGTAAACATTTGTCAGAAGTCCGGGACCGGTTGAATTGAGTACGTCATCTTCATTCTTTATCAAAAGCTTGGCATTTTTAAACAACTCTTTAATTACTTCAAGCCAGAAAGAATGTTTTGGAATTGATCCAAACATATAATTAGCAATTCTTAAAGCATGTTCTGTTCCAAATTTAGTGCATTCTTCTTCTGTTAGCATCTTTTCTTCACCAAGAACGAGGTCGTGGTTACAAAGGGGGTCCAGCGGTTTAAAACAGAGCATATCAAGATCAAGGTAAAATCCCCCGAAAAGATAAACAACTACTATTCTGAAAAGATCTGTCCGCTGGACATTGAGTGTATACTGGTCATAAATTTCTAACAACTCTGGCATGTAATCAGCTATAATACCTCGGGCCTCCATATCATCATAAATCTTGATATCCCAATCAGAATGAAGCACTTTAATGCTTTCAAAATATTCCTGATACGCTTCAGGAATGTTATGGCTTTTGTAAATAAGGTGTATTTTCTTTGGTATACCTGCCATGCTTTTTAATTAAAAAGTAATGAAGTAAAGATAAAAAATATGTTTATGTTTCATAAGAATATGTGGCTCATTTCATCGTTATTATAAATCAGAAGATAAATATTCTGTTTTTATGACACTAATTCTAAATTGGAAGGCTACTACGGATTGAAATGAATCTTTTAAAATAAGGGTTTGTTTTTTTAGTAGTCTAAGGTGCAGTGTGTTATTGTTGCTAGTACGATATATCCAACTAAAATCACTGATTCTTATAAAAAAACAAGACAAAATATTTGCTAGATAATACTTTATTTGGTACGTTTGGTTATTAATTTTTAGTAAAAAAAAGATAGTATTGGTTGTGGCTAACCTTAGCGATAGCTGTAACTTATTAAATCAAAAATAGATTAACCCCCTTGTTAACTACAACTTCAATCATAGCTTAATAAATCAGAAAATTATTATAACTGACTCGTTATTTAGCTGTTAAAATTATAATTCATCCCGAATTAAGTAAATGTCACTAGTGGCCATACTAACTATATATAAATGGAAATACCAAAAATAATCCATCAAACGTGGAAAGATGAAACGATTCCTGAGCAATTTGTAGATTCTGTTAATTCATGGAAAAACCTTCATCAAGATTGGAAATATTTATTGTGGACTGATGAAATGAATATCAATTTCCTTGAAACACATTTCCCGGATTTTTTGGATACTTACCATAAGTATGAAAGTCATATTCAAAGAGTAGACGCAATCAGATATTTTATCCTCTATAAATTTGGAGGAGTTTATGTTGATCTGGATTTTCATTGCTTTAAAAATATCCTTCCTATAATTAAAGATGGTGATTGTGCATTTGGGTTGGAGCATTCGTCTCATTCATCAGTTCATGAAAAAGAAATGATAATCAGTAATGCTATTATGGCAAGTAAACCTGAAGCAGGGTTTATGAGATTGTTATGTGATGAGCTATTTCATCCTTCTGTTTCTTCTTTCGAGGATAAAAATAATATGATCCTTGAAACGACCGGACCATTTATGTTAACGAGGTTATATGAGAAACATCGTGATGATGTCACTTTAAATGTGAAAATAATTGAAGCGGAGTATTTGTATCCTTTAACTAAAGATGAGATCAATCAAGAACTCTTAACGAATATCAAAAATAATGTAATCAACGATCAATTGAAAAATGCATATGCTCTGCATTATTATTGGGGAAGCTGGTGGAATTAGGCCATGTACATAATTAATCCTGTAAAGGAAATCATCACAATCATTCTGAACTCAGTCAGATAATATACAACTCAACTCTAAAGAGGTTACCATTTAATATTCCATCCAGATGCAGGTTTTCCTGAAGGAATGGGAATACATCCGATTATCATATTTAGTATAAACTGTTTTCTTCAACCAGGGATGATCGGTGCTATAAGCTGGATTTATTTATAATACATATTAAAATAATTATTCCGGGCATGCCGGTAAACAGTGGTAAAAACTTAAAAACATGAGAAAAATAGCACCCTTAATTTCTTGTATCTGCGTCACATTCAAAAAACCGGTGATGCTTGATTTAGTAATCGCTTGTTTTAGAGCTCAGACTTATCAAAACAAACAATTGATCATCTTATATGAAGATCATGATCAAACCACCATTGAATATATTAAAAAGCAGACATTTCCTGATGATACCAAAGTAATTGAAGTTAGTAGTGATCCAAAGAAAACATTGGGAGAATTAAGAAATATTGCAATTGAACAAGCTGATGGTGAATTTATCTGTCAATGGGATGACGATGATTGGTATCATGTAAACCGGTTACAGTATCAGTTCGATGCTTTGACGAAGGCAGAACGACTTGGTTCAATTTTACGGCATTGGCTGATCTTCGATGCGACAAAGAATAAATTATATATTTCTCACGCCAGAAATTGGGAAGGAAGTATTTTATGCAGCAAGGAGCTGTTTTTATTAAAGAAATATGATGAAAGTTCAAGGGGAGAGGATACGGCTGTTGTTGAGTACTTCTGCGAGAATGAATATCTCGTAAGCATAAATGAAATCACTGGAATGTATATGTATGTTTATCACGGTAGTAATACATGGGATTTTGAGCATTTTAATAAAATTTTTGACCGCTGTAAGGAAGTTATTGCTGATTCAAGTATAACTGGAAAAATTTTGAATACTTCACCTACTGAAAGTTCCATTTTAATGGATGAAATAATGCGGCTAAATGATCACATGGCAGAAGAATGGTCTGCTAATTCCAATAAATTGATAGTTGAAGATAAACTGTAAGAAACGAGCTGGTTTCTGCATACTAAATTAATGCGAAGCAAGAATCAATTAAACAATATCTTATTATATTCTTATGTTGTTAATGCAGTTTTTAATTGTTGTTCTTTTATTAAAAATATTAGGATTTTTTATAATTAGAACAGTTAAACCGATTGCCAGAGTTTCTAAAAAAGACAGGATTGATCCTCCTATTGACATTATAGTTCCTATGTATAATGAAGAAAAGGTCATTTTGAAAACTGTTTATAATCTGTTGAATATAACCTATAGCAATTTTAAAATTATTGTTATTGATGATGGTTCTACTGATAACAGCCTGGCATTGGTAAAAGAACATTTTGCCGGCAATGATTCTGTTCATATAATAAATACGATAAATCGTGGAAAAGCCCAGGCGCTGAATGTCGCCATGGCAGCATCAACAAGTGAAATAGTATTTTGTATAGATGCAGATACATTGGTTCTGCCTAATATTGTTGATGTTATTCTTCCTCATTTTGATGATCAGCTGGTCGTTGCTGTAGCAGGAACTATAAAAGTCGGTAATCCTGGGAACCTGATTACCAAAATGCAATGTCTGGAGTATATGACAACACAGAATTTTGAAAGAAAGGTATTCTCTCTGATCAATGGAATTATGGTGGTGCCTGGAGCTATCGGAGCATTTAAGCGTTCTGTTATTTCTAATCTTGGAGGTTATACTTCGGATACATTAACTGAAGACACCGAAATAACTGTAAAAATTATTTGTAATAACTACCTGATTAAAAATGCCAGTGATGCAGTAGGTTTTACTGAAGCACCAGCAAGTTCAAGGATGTTTCTAAAACAGCGTATTCGCTGGAAAGTTGGTACCATGCAGGTATTGGTAAAATATATGAAAGACGCATTCTTTCACAAGAATAAGGCAATTTCATTCTTAGTTATTCCTTATACATGGATATTTGGTGTGTTCTTGCCTTTTATTTCACCAATTGCAGACTATTATGTTACAGTAGCTTTGTTGGTGAATAAATCCTATGATATTCTGATTTACTACCTGGTTTTTGTACTAATAGATGCAGCTACCTGCTTCATTATCCTCATTGAGAATGGAGAGAGTCAGAATTTCTTTCAATGTATCCTGTTA from Pedobacter sp. WC2423 carries:
- a CDS encoding glycosyltransferase family 32 protein, with amino-acid sequence MAGIPKKIHLIYKSHNIPEAYQEYFESIKVLHSDWDIKIYDDMEARGIIADYMPELLEIYDQYTLNVQRTDLFRIVVVYLFGGFYLDLDMLCFKPLDPLCNHDLVLGEEKMLTEEECTKFGTEHALRIANYMFGSIPKHSFWLEVIKELFKNAKLLIKNEDDVLNSTGPGLLTNVYHRKKSMYQTLTIIYNDGLRCMKFCETNSCHFGGYAAHFHLGQWRWETVN
- a CDS encoding glycosyltransferase family 32 protein codes for the protein MEIPKIIHQTWKDETIPEQFVDSVNSWKNLHQDWKYLLWTDEMNINFLETHFPDFLDTYHKYESHIQRVDAIRYFILYKFGGVYVDLDFHCFKNILPIIKDGDCAFGLEHSSHSSVHEKEMIISNAIMASKPEAGFMRLLCDELFHPSVSSFEDKNNMILETTGPFMLTRLYEKHRDDVTLNVKIIEAEYLYPLTKDEINQELLTNIKNNVINDQLKNAYALHYYWGSWWN
- a CDS encoding glycosyltransferase family A protein — encoded protein: MRKIAPLISCICVTFKKPVMLDLVIACFRAQTYQNKQLIILYEDHDQTTIEYIKKQTFPDDTKVIEVSSDPKKTLGELRNIAIEQADGEFICQWDDDDWYHVNRLQYQFDALTKAERLGSILRHWLIFDATKNKLYISHARNWEGSILCSKELFLLKKYDESSRGEDTAVVEYFCENEYLVSINEITGMYMYVYHGSNTWDFEHFNKIFDRCKEVIADSSITGKILNTSPTESSILMDEIMRLNDHMAEEWSANSNKLIVEDKL
- a CDS encoding glycosyltransferase, producing MQFLIVVLLLKILGFFIIRTVKPIARVSKKDRIDPPIDIIVPMYNEEKVILKTVYNLLNITYSNFKIIVIDDGSTDNSLALVKEHFAGNDSVHIINTINRGKAQALNVAMAASTSEIVFCIDADTLVLPNIVDVILPHFDDQLVVAVAGTIKVGNPGNLITKMQCLEYMTTQNFERKVFSLINGIMVVPGAIGAFKRSVISNLGGYTSDTLTEDTEITVKIICNNYLIKNASDAVGFTEAPASSRMFLKQRIRWKVGTMQVLVKYMKDAFFHKNKAISFLVIPYTWIFGVFLPFISPIADYYVTVALLVNKSYDILIYYLVFVLIDAATCFIILIENGESQNFFQCILLRFLLRQLTFVSYLMIFFRFFNGNLNEWGKVIRYGSVSLNANKK